A stretch of Lachancea thermotolerans CBS 6340 chromosome D complete sequence DNA encodes these proteins:
- the STR2 gene encoding cystathionine gamma-synthase (similar to uniprot|P47164 Saccharomyces cerevisiae YJR130C STR2 Cystathionine gamma-synthase converts cysteine into cystathionine), which translates to MISTVVGESIPPNTKHAVSVCLPTWDSTIGYEEGDPKVVNSMRTGYPRFFIHKSIKNLCESLKAKFAKEDETCLVFPSYQVAKRCREFVKVKGDPATRVRILQLATPPPATEEEHAWRHECKVSVVFVPTDCFGLLKQYWQHTGEIVSSRMAEYVLQELAEVEKREISRKSTAPTAVSDAAGLEKENSAEEIKGEEEFIEQRFGRNLDFSYADKAKTLVKRRIARKVVDVDEDETSQMQDLTIESRTDQHGAPVPTNGSSVPAEPIQQETAGTEAPLVEERVHVNADRDVFLFPSGMAAIYTAHRLLLTLDSKRVRRRQASITDRPNNGYTSPSSRSNDLIGYGAPYKKTVMFGFPYTDTLSILRKFNHTHFLGDGDQKSMDQLKDILHSGEQILAVFMEAPSNPLLKMGDLVELRELANAYGFYIVVDETAGGFVNIDVLPHADIVCSSLTKIFSGDSNVMAGSVVLNPRSPLYPFAQQFFSSDSFEDLLWCEDAIYLERNSRDFATRTLTVNKNTQRLLEDVLLPQEGKLFKKIFFPSLTSEETKRNYDVVLCPQGGYGGLFSLTFYREEQARVFFDVLELCKGPSLGTNFTLACPYAILAHYAELEEVAKYGVERSLVRVSVGLESAESLNHVFSHAIKEALKVASSSP; encoded by the coding sequence ATGATATCTACCGTGGTAGGGGAGTCTATACCTCCGAATACCAAGCATGCTGTATCGGTATGTTTACCGACATGGGACTCAACTATTGGATACGAAGAAGGGGATCCAAAAGTGGTTAACAGCATGAGAACTGGATATCCGCGATTCTTCATCCACAAATCCATAAAGAACTTATGCGAGAGCCTCAAAGCGAAGTTCGCTAAAGAAGATGAGACGTGCCTAGTTTTTCCTAGCTACCAAGTGGCAAAGAGATGTCGAGAGTTTGTTAAGGTGAAGGGTGATCCAGCCACAAGGGTGCGTATTTTGCAACTAGCAACACCGCCTCCAGCTACAGAGGAGGAGCATGCATGGAGACATGAGTGCAAGGTATCTGTGGTTTTCGTGCCAACCGATTGTTTTGGCCTCCTTAAGCAGTATTGGCAGCATACCGGAGAGATAGTTAGCAGCAGGATGGCGGAATATGTGTTGCAAGAACTGGCCGAAGTTGAAAAGAGGGAGATCAGCCGTAAGTCCACCGCACCTACTGCTGTGAGTGACGCTgctgggcttgaaaaagagaattCTGCGGAGGAAATCAaaggtgaagaagaattCATTGAACAGCGCTTTGGCAGGAACCTTGACTTCTCATACGCAGATAAAGCCAAAACCTTAGTGAAGAGGAGGATTGCTCGCAAGGTGGTCGACgttgatgaggatgaaACCTCTCAAATGCAGGACTTGACAATAGAATCGAGGACGGATCAGCATGGGGCTCCCGTTCCAACTAACGGCTCTAGCGTCCCTGCAGAACCCATCCAACAAGAGACGGCCGGGACTGAAGCTCCTCTAGTGGAGGAAAGAGTTCATGTTAATGCTGATCGTGATGTCTTCTTATTTCCCAGCGGAATGGCTGCGATTTATACAGCTCATAGGCTTCTACTAACATTGGACTCCAAACGAGTGCGTCGCAGGCAGGCATCTATAACAGACCGTCCTAATAATGGATATACTTCACCTAGTTCCAGATCAAATGATCTGATTGGATATGGCGCGCCATACAAAAAAACCGTCATGTTTGGTTTTCCCTACACTGACACGCTATCAATACTAAGGAAGTTCAACCACACTCATTTTTTGGGAGATGGCGACCAGAAATCAATGGACCAGCTGAAGGATATACTACACTCTGGGGAGCAAATTCTAGCCGTATTCATGGAAGCACCTTCCAACCCGCTATTGAAAATGGGCGACTTGGTAGAACTCAGGGAGCTTGCAAATGCGTATGGGTTTTACATTGTGGTCGATGAGACTGCTGGTGGATTTGTCAACATTGATGTTCTTCCACATGCTGATATTGTGTGCTCTTCATTGactaaaatttttagcgGAGATTCCAATGTTATGGCAGGTTCTGTTGTGCTTAATCCAAGGTCACCGCTATATCCCTTCGCTCAACAGTTCTTTAGTAGTGAtagctttgaagacttGCTTTGGTGCGAAGACGCGATATATTTAGAAAGAAACTCTAGGGATTTCGCGACCCGTACTTTGACGGTGAACAAAAACACCCAGCGTTTGTTAGAGGATGTCCTTCTTCCACAGGAGGGCaagttgttcaagaagataTTTTTCCCCAGCTTGACATCTGAAGAAACTAAGCGGAACTACGACGTAGTACTGTGCCCGCAGGGTGGTTACGGCGGGCTATTCTCATTGACTTTTTACAGAGAAGAACAGGCGCGGGTGTTTTTCGACGTGTTGGAGCTTTGTAAAGGGCCCTCTTTGGGCACCAACTTCACACTAGCCTGCCCATACGCAATCTTGGCGCACTAcgcagagcttgaagaggtGGCTAAGTACGGAGTCGAACGATCGCTAGTGCGGGTTAGTGTCGGACTTGAAAGTGCCGAGAGCCTCAATCACGTCTTTTCGCATGCTATAAAAGAAGCGCTGAAAGTCGCGTCTTCATCGCCCTAG
- the ATP18 gene encoding F1F0 ATP synthase subunit i (similar to uniprot|P81450 Saccharomyces cerevisiae YML081C-A ATP18 Subunit of the mitochondrial F1F0 ATP synthase) yields the protein MFKRFPTPILKPYWPFFVGGVFVYWGVGKAASASAQTAEFINDPRNPRFARGEKPVELK from the coding sequence ATGTTCAAGAGATTTCCAACTCCGATTCTCAAGCCATACTGGCCCTTCTTTGTCGGAGGGGTTTTCGTTTACTGGGGCGTTGGTAAAGCAGCGAGCGCATCCGCTCAAACGGCTGAATTCATCAACGACCCTAGAAACCCGCGTTTCGCCAGAGGTGAGAAGCCAGTGGAATTGAAGTAG
- the DAL2 gene encoding allantoicase (similar to uniprot|P25335 Saccharomyces cerevisiae YIR029W DAL2 Allantoicase, converts allantoate to urea and ureidoglycolate in the second step of allantoin degradation; expression sensitive to nitrogen catabolite repression and induced by allophanate, an intermediate in allantoin degradation) — protein MKYFSHDEAADFLSIVTSKHLAVDVVGRKLGGTVVSCSNEWFAEARNLLEPRAPIRDATKFVFAGAWYDGWETRRHNEDEYDWVILKMGVAAARIVGCEVDTAFFNGNHAPEISVDALYSESDDEVLETDDRWEEVIPKKECGPSQRHFMLRDAATEGKYTHVKLKMYPDGGIARFRLFGRVTPPASLTASSEPIDLASVCNGGVALCVSDQHFGSADNILLPGRGHDMSDGWETKRSRTPGHVDWAIVQLGRRSSKITNIIVDTAHFRGNFPQFITVHGIDSTSSSPPAHDDPNWFTLVDKSKTGPDAEHVYEIKDFNKNATHVKLTMIPDGGVKRIRVFGN, from the coding sequence ATGAAATACTTTTCACACGACGAGGCAGCTGACTTCCTTTCCATAGTTACCTCCAAGCATCTAGCGGTTGATGTTGTAGGCCGCAAACTTGGCGGTACCGTGGTAAGCTGTTCCAATGAGTGGTTCGCGGAAGCAAGAAATTTACTGGAGCCTCGGGCCCCTATCAGAGATGCCACGAAATTCGTGTTCGCGGGTGCATGGTATGATGGCTGGGAAACTAGGCGTCATAACGAAGATGAATACGATTGGgtgatcttgaaaatggGCGTTGCAGCCGCTCGTATTGTTGGTTGTGAGGTCGACACTGCTTTTTTCAACGGTAATCACGCACCTGAAATCTCTGTCGACGCCTTGTACTCCGAGTCAGATGATGAGGTTTTGGAAACCGATGATCGCTGGGAAGAGGTGATTCCTAAGAAGGAGTGCGGCCcttctcaaagacattTCATGCTACGTGATGCAGCTACTGAGGGCAAATATACCCATGTGAAACTGAAAATGTATCCGGACGGTGGTATTGCAAGGTTCAGACTTTTTGGTCGTGTGACCCCACCAGCGAGCCTCACCGCGTCGTCAGAACCCATTGATCTGGCATCGGTGTGCAATGGCGGCGTTGCTCTTTGTGTTTCAGACCAGCATTTCGGCTCAGCCGATAATATCCTTCTACCGGGGCGTGGGCATGATATGTCAGATGGATGGGAAACCAAACGCTCTCGGACTCCCGGTCATGTTGACTGGGCCATCGTGCAATTAGGCAGACGCTCCTCCAAGATCACAAATATTATTGTTGATACCGCCCATTTTAGAGGCAACTTCCCTCAATTCATCACAGTTCATGGTATTGATTCTACTTCTTCATCCCCGCCAGCTCATGATGATCCAAACTGGTTCACCTTGGTTGATAAGTCCAAGACCGGACCTGACGCTGAGCATGTTTATGAGATCAAGGATTTCAATAAAAATGCAACGCATGTAAAGCTTACCATGATCCCTGACGGTGGTGTCAAGCGTATTAGGGTGTTTGGTAACTAA
- the EFM3 gene encoding protein-lysine N-methyltransferase (similar to uniprot|P47163 Saccharomyces cerevisiae YJR129C Putative S-adenosylmethionine-dependent methyltransferase of the seven beta-strand family), translating into MNRELYAQIHQRCAVTDVIRTLSATETIDTLEFIDQFELVISRNPHYAKQLIKALTNNTELVETGGNGTEVDLSEWVYERYVDLLPLKAPVPTFTDIIRYTLNDELAIDVQEQPYLLCASGTTGFRTWESALYLSEYLAENFPEFSAGKFSRALELGAGTGLVSIAWAKLFKGYIKELIVTDGDSSLVEQAARVNFKLNGIDTRECHGDCAYKFQRLWWGEDAVPEVDIVLAADVTYDSSVIPSLTHCLKTALSQGTQFALVAATVRNKCTTMAFERDCEDRGMTWEIISCKSGSLAPIYIYKVRRDAGGKAKPINH; encoded by the coding sequence ATGAATCGCGAACTTTACGCACAGATACACCAGCGATGTGCTGTGACAGATGTCATCCGAACACTCTCCGCAACTGAAACAATTGATACGCTAGAGTTTATTGACCAATTTGAATTGGTAATATCGAGGAATCCCCACTACGCCAAACAACTTATAAAAGCTCTAACCAACAACACAGAGCTGGTCGAAACTGGTGGCAATGGCACTGAAGTAGATCTGAGCGAATGGGTTTATGAACGTTATGTCGACCTGTTGCCTTTGAAGGCGCCAGTGCCGACATTCACAGACATTATTAGGTACACGCTGAATGATGAGCTAGCGATTGACGTACAAGAGCAGCCGTACCTTCTTTGCGCGTCTGGTACAACAGGTTTTCGAACTTGGGAATCTGCTCTTTATCTCTCAGAGTATCTAGCTGAAAACTTTCCCGAATTCTCTGCGGGCAAATTTTCGAGAGCCCTAGAACTTGGAGCAGGCACAGGGCTTGTCAGTATTGCGTGGGCTAAATTGTTCAAAGGCTATATTAAGGAGTTGATCGTTACTGATGGGGATTCATCCTTAGTGGAACAAGCTGCCCGCGTTAACTTTAAGCTAAACGGCATCGATACACGCGAGTGTCACGGTGACTGTGCTTATAAATTCCAGAGGCTATGGTGGGGGGAAGATGCCGTTCCTGAGGTTGATATCGTGTTGGCAGCAGACGTCACATATGATTCGTCTGTAATTCCTAGCCTTACACACTGTCTGAAAACTGCCTTGAGCCAGGGCACTCAGTTTGCCTTAGTTGCAGCTACTGTGCGGAACAAGTGCACCACAATGGCTTTCGAACGCGACTGTGAGGATCGCGGCATGACCTGGGAGATTATTAGCTGCAAGAGCGGAAGCCTCGCGCCAATCTATATTTACAAGGTACGTAGAGATGCAGGCGGAAAAGCCAAGCCGATAAATCACTAG
- a CDS encoding KLTH0D18018p (conserved hypothetical protein) — translation MALHNYIYLKHKSHDPECHTLIARDHDNRPLPQERALPQASRAATATSELPAEAENRTKSKAQTVKTDKEECCGDCQGKCDTLQW, via the coding sequence atGGCGTTACACAATTACATTTACCTCAAACACAAGTCACATGACCCTGAGTGCCACACGCTCATTGCGCGGGACCACGACAATAGACCACTTCCTCAAGAGAGGGCGCTTCCACAAGCGTCTAGGGCAGCTACCGCGACCTCTGAACTCCCGGCGGAGGCCGAGAACAGGACAAAATCTAAAGCGCAAACTGTAAAAACAGACAAGGAGGAGTGCTGCGGCGATTGCCAAGGCAAATGTGACACTCTTCAATGGTAG
- a CDS encoding KLTH0D18040p (conserved hypothetical protein), with the protein MVSCGESSWVLNGWQTSIFPLTYHGLNQVVLEQPLRTKKLEQFLGVLQKLSRLLVVLSIAVDYFWTKLILY; encoded by the coding sequence ATGGTCTCATGTGGAGAATCCTCCTGGGTTCTTAATGGTTGGCAAACATCTATCTTTCCACTCACTTATCACGGCTTAAACCAAGTTGTTTTGGAACAACCTCTTCGGACAAAGAAACTAGAACAGTTCCTCGGCGTCCTCCAAAAATTGTCCCGCTTGCTCGTCGTACTGTCTATAGCGGTGGATTACTTTTGGACAAAGTTAATACTTTATTAA
- the TDA9 gene encoding Tda9p (similar to uniprot|Q04545 Saccharomyces cerevisiae YML081W Hypothetical ORF) — protein MASQGAGNSSVAAKMPIPKKSRTIKTDRPRPFLCSICTRGFARQEHLKRHQRAHTNEKPFLCAFCGRCFARRDLVLRHQQKLHSSLTDTGSGASPNNGDAKNHLNERHIITISGNKQTMLPMLGSASDPSVAAISIPRQPTKVQESNPNPSQQMAPQVPQNQRQPVLSGQKQQKLSGTSITPHSHGPELEERQQKRKRHASFSASSSITYTQAKDASGIIEHDIPDIPHQVGFSTPQLSAQELVEKALESGFNLEVLPFPPPLELPEAAANPLMSQRHQSDDNLQRLPIHEPKRNHSASDVRSALSVDTPLLSDYLQMGSSAGGWGGFTNFYPTDSNLDFFSYNTPPDTMKPPHSSILTPVPDQSGKSKNGAERHGNSTDQHWLLEFINTHVDGNFKVDVDDFNEIGFPCTNSETTTSGSTPQVNNVTSTPFAKSEDTVEGPSSPKFSRNISENELSSVAINEAAAAGLKPNKKYHRKGDIPFFFKSRQIDLFKKIMENQGEFSSPLQDGDKNNIKSKKGSRLCFFNEELRNHILKTNDLTSDQFPTLKELNTYVNLYQDEFHRYFSFIHLHSIRPSAEIYPFLLSIAMIGALYGFHSSHAMLLFNICRFRKREYLEKTKGHHEETPLWIIQGMVLLIFVGIFNNDVSFTLIMSTQIRSLIELIKIKQLNLPLEALIKPPIESDHILDYQDDPQLLEQKRREYNTPEQVERNYHYFIHAQSRIRTCHTILLISNLFNSLVGLDCCFHSIDVKCGIPCYRDELYFCETPQEWAKLLKSYHIILDSKFSLIDLSNGGETYKNCLIYLTNGYQFFYENKKVSFKTLLSLLISIHEKIFIEGYNLRHELNDQIVDVKWRMNSRPIIESLLKYWEALYIKNGGVIIANEGNIAFINSNPSLRLIIPLLNFAKIRKCLLLTNVMKKIWFKDWEGMNECLEDFRDWESLREATDYALNIVKFWVDTVFIVKDAEKTSIRTPIFSITCIFSSILIVAEYLKRVETWARCFRNSTTTEFLKAVDRTLWLKSETILKKVEEHLLPKGYNTQSYAEFLRLQANGALDVEVLDDDLARKAMSPNTDIKETVEVILKARISSRSLYLGVRILGDAPIWPIALLFAHALQSRAIFNLAYRSS, from the coding sequence ATGGCTTCTCAAGGTGCTGGCAATTCCTCGGTAGCCGCGAAGATGCCCATTCCGAAAAAATCTCGGACTATTAAGACAGACCGACCTCGGCCATTTCTATGCTCTATATGCACGCGGGGCTTTGCTCGCCAAGAACATTTAAAGCGCCACCAGCGCGCTCACACTAATGAAAAGCCTTTTCTGTGCGCCTTTTGCGGCCGATGCTTCGCGAGGCGCGACCTCGTTCTACGACACCAGCAGAAATTGCACTCGTCACTTACCGACACCGGATCTGGTGCCTCTCCTAATAACGGAGATGCCAAGAATCACTTAAATGAGCGTCATATTATCACCATCTCAGGGAACAAACAGACAATGCTTCCGATGCTGGGGAGTGCTTCCGACCCTTCAGTCGCTGCTATATCTATACCACGGCAACCCACAAAAGTGCAAGAATCTAATCCAAACCCATCCCAACAGATGGCCCCACAAGTACCTCAAAACCAACGACAACCGGTGCTATCAGGACAGAAGCAACAAAAGCTAAGTGGTACATCAATAACACCGCATTCTCATGGACCAGAATTAGAAGAGCGCCAGCAGAAACGCAAGCGGCATGCATCATTTTCAGCATCTAGTTCTATTACCTACACTCAGGCCAAAGACGCCTCGGGCATTATAGAGCACGACATTCCAGATATACCACATCAAGTGGGATTTTCTACCCCTCAACTATCCGCACAGGAACTAGTGGAAAAGGCTCTAGAGAGCGGTTTTAACTTAGAAGTCTTACCTTTTCCTCCTCCATTGGAGCTTCCTGAAGCAGCCGCTAATCCCTTAATGTCTCAAAGGCATCAGAGTGACGATAATTTACAGCGGTTACCAATTCATGAACCAAAGAGAAACCATTCTGCCAGCGATGTTCGTTCCGCTCTTTCAGTGGATACTCCTCTTCTTTCGGACTACTTGCAGATGGGTTCTTCCGCTGGTGGCTGGGGAGGATTTACTAACTTTTATCCTACAGACTCGAATTTAGATTTTTTCAGCTACAACACGCCCCCAGATACTATGAAACCACCCCattcttcaattttgactCCCGTTCCCGATCAATCAGGAAAGTCAAAAAATGGCGCTGAGCGCCATGGAAACAGCACAGACCAACATTGGCTACTAGAGTTCATCAACACACACGTTGACGGTAATTTTAAAGTCGACGTCGATGATTTCAATGAGATAGGTTTTCCCTGCACTAATTCTGAGACCACAACTTCTGGCTCTACTCCTCAAGTCAACAATGTTACCTCTACCCCCTTCGCAAAATCCGAAGATACTGTAGAGGGTCCTTCTAGCCCCAAGTTTTCTAGAAATATTTCAGAAAATGAACTCTCCTCTGTGGCGATCAACGAAGCAGCGGCTGCGGGTCTCAAACCCAACAAAAAGTACCACAGGAAGGGCGATATTccattctttttcaagtcAAGGCAAATtgaccttttcaaaaagataaTGGAAAACCAAGGTGAGTTTAGTTCTCCCTTACAAGATGGAGACAAGAATAATATTAAATCTAAGAAAGGCTCGAGGCTTTGTTTCTTTAACGAGGAACTCCGCAACCACATTCTGAAAACCAACGATCTCACATCAGATCAATTTCCCACACTAAAGGAACTGAATACATACGTCAACCTTTACCAAGATGAATTCCACCGATATTTTAGTTTCATTCACCTCCACTCAATTCGCCCTTCTGCAGAAATATATCCTTTCTTGCTTTCCATTGCCATGATTGGCGCTTTGTATGGTTTTCATTCATCGCACGCCATGCTTTTATTTAATATCTGCCGCTTTCGCAAGAGAGAGTATTTGGAAAAGACGAAAGGTCACCATGAAGAAACACCTTTATGGATAATACAGGGCATGGTccttttgatttttgttGGAATATTCAATAATGATGTTTCATTTACGCTCATCATGAGCACACAGATTAGATCACTAATTGAACTCATTAAAATAAAGCAACTGAATTTACCTCTCGAAGCCCTTATAAAACCCCCGATAGAGAGTGACCACATACTTGATTATCAAGATGACCCCCAGCTCTTAGAACAAAAGAGACGAGAGTACAATACCCCAGAACAGGTCGAGCGAAACTATCATTATTTCATTCATGCCCAGTCGCGAATTCGAACTTGTCACACTATACTTTTAATCTCCAATCTATTCAACTCTCTTGTTGGGCTTGATTGTTGCTTTCACTCGATCGATGTCAAGTGTGGTATCCCGTGTTACCGAGACGAACTTTACTTCTGCGAGACACCTCAAGAATGGGCTAAGCTCCTTAAGAGCTACCACATAATTCTGGACTCAAAATTCTCACTCATTGACTTATCAAATGGTGGCGAGACTTACAAAAATTGTTTGATATATCTCACAAATGGGTATCAATTTTTCTATGAGAATAAGAAAGtgtctttcaaaactttgttATCCTTGCTCATTTCAATACACGAGAAGATTTTTATTGAAGGTTACAACCTGCGACATGAGCTTAATGACCAAATTGTCGATGTTAAGTGGCGGATGAATTCCCGGCCCATCATTGAGTCGCTACTGAAATACTGGGAGGCTCTATATATAAAAAATGGTGGGGTTATCATTGCAAATGAGGGAAATATTGCATTTATCAACTCAAACCCTTCATTACGCCTCATCATACCCTTGCTAAATTTTGCCAAGATACGAAAATGCCTGCTGCTCACCAACGTcatgaaaaaaatttggtTCAAGGATTGGGAAGGCATGAATGAATGCCTAGAAGACTTTCGCGACTGGGAATCATTGAGAGAAGCCACTGACTATGCCTTAAATATCGTCAAATTCTGGGTTGATACAGTCTTTATTGTGAAGGACGCTGAAAAAACATCTATCAGAACTCCGATTTTTTCCATTACTTGCATATTTTCCTCAATCTTAATTGTCGCTGAGTATTTAAAAAGGGTTGAAACTTGGGCCAGATGTTTTCGTAATAGCACGACTACAGAATTTCTCAAAGCCGTCGATCGCACTTTGTGGCTCAAATCGGAGACCATTCTTAAAAAAGTTGAGGAGCACCTCTTGCCTAAGGGCTACAATACACAGTCTTATGCTGAGTTTTTACGATTACAAGCAAATGGAGCTTTAGATGTGGAGGTACTTGATGATGACCTTGCTCGGAAAGCGATGAGCCCAAACACTgacatcaaagaaacagTTGAAGTAATTTTGAAGGCAAGAATATCCTCCCGTTCTTTATATCTTGGTGTGAGGATTCTCGGAGACGCGCCAATTTGGCCTATAGCATTGCTTTTCGCTCACGCGCTTCAATCAAGGGCTATCTTCAATTTGGCTTACCGCTCCTCGTAA
- the DUS1 gene encoding tRNA dihydrouridine synthase (similar to uniprot|P53759 Saccharomyces cerevisiae YML080W DUS1 Dihydrouridine synthase member of a widespread family of conserved proteins including Smm1p Dus3p and Dus4p modifies pre-tRNA(Phe) at U17), with the protein MAASRPQTEPQHTAAAKLQGRALFESIGSPEKIVAPMVDQSELAWRILSRRYGATLAYTPMFHAKMFATSEKYRRDMWCKDDGSQELDRPLVVQFCANDSDYLLAAAKLIEDKCDAVDLNLGCPQGIAKKGHYGSFLMEDWDLIHKLIRTLHDNLKIPVTAKIRVFSERAKTLEYAKMVLDAGAQFLTVHGRLREQKGQKTGLADWDIIQYLRQELPKDTVFFANGNILYPEDISRCMNEIHCDAVMSAEGNLYNPGVFNTDFIGDKEMTFPRVDKLLREYFEVVKSCEGSHASKVAMKSHFFKILRPFLPEHTDIRSNLATMSAKSSFQEWDEKVVKKVEHVVQEIFNQPDIESKDVIITGKTELWGGSYKTVPYWRCQPYFRPVNGVTGDKRVVESLSVNIAKSEEANQGKRKAEDQLVNVPKKDIKI; encoded by the coding sequence ATGGCTGCTAGTCGTCCACAAACTGAGCCACAACATACAGCGGCTGCGAAGCTCCAAGGAAGagcgctttttgaaagcattgGGAGTCCTGAAAAGATTGTTGCCCCAATGGTTGATCAGTCGGAACTTGCATGGAGGAttctatcaagaagataTGGTGCAACACTCGCTTACACACCCATGTTTCATGCTAAGATGTTTGCAACTTCCGAAAAATATAGGAGAGATATGTGGTGTAAGGATGACGGCtcccaagaacttgatcGCCCTCTGGTTGTACAGTTCTGTGCTAATGACTCTGATTATTTGTTGGCGGCTGCAAAACTTATAGAAGATAAGTGTGATGCTGTAGATTTGAATCTTGGATGCCCTCAAGGGATTGCTAAAAAAGGCCACTACGGCTCCTTTCTCATGGAGGACTGGGACTTGATTCATAAGCTTATTCGCACCCTTCATGACAACTTAAAAATTCCAGTAACTGCCAAGATACGAGTTTTTTCGGAGCGTGCAAAGACTCTGGAGTATGCTAAGATGGTTTTAGATGCCGGTGCGCAATTTTTGACCGTTCACGGTAGGTTGAGGGAACAGAAAGGACAGAAAACTGGATTAGCTGACTGGGATATCATTCAATACTTGAGGCAGGAGTTGCCCAAGGATACCGTCTTTTTTGCAAATGGCAACATCTTGTACCCAGAGGACATATCGCGGTGTATGAACGAAATCCATTGTGACGCCGTTATGAGTGCAGAAGGAAACCTGTACAATCCCGGAGTTTTCAACACAGATTTCATTGGAGATAAAGAAATGACATTTCCTCGAGTCGATAAGCTTCTTAGAGAAtattttgaagttgttAAGAGTTGCGAAGGATCCCATGCCTCAAAAGTTGCAATGAAGTCTCATTTTTTTAAGATTTTAAGGCCCTTTCTTCCTGAACACACTGACATAAGATCCAATCTGGCTACTATGTCTGCTAAAAGTTCATTTCAGGAATGGGATGAGAAAGTCGTCAAGAAGGTGGAGCATGTTGTCCAGGAAATCTTTAATCAGCCAGACATTGAAAGCAAAGACGTGATTATTACCGGGAAAACCGAATTGTGGGGTGGGTCTTACAAAACAGTCCCATACTGGAGGTGCCAGCCATACTTCAGACCAGTTAATGGTGTCACAGGAGACAAGAGGGTAGTGGAGAGTTTAAGCGTTAATATAGCCAAAAGCGAAGAAGCAAATCAGGGCAAGAGAAAGGCCGAAGACCAACTCGTAAATGTACCTAaaaaagacatcaaaaTCTGA